In a genomic window of Gossypium arboreum isolate Shixiya-1 chromosome 7, ASM2569848v2, whole genome shotgun sequence:
- the LOC108480567 gene encoding aberrant root formation protein 4, whose product MSAEKTPIDGSSSANTLLQLHQLLTSCSKSISGGNFSQSQTSVSELINFLDSVSDASISELEPGAKENAFKILSGIYEFLCSPSVNQENIDALSFELPKSASKFAGVSPQCLEISDNIIHRFIEKCSPRDMLPILCEALDSPNKTVQAATYVCPLISGLSDVFISLQRRHFEQIKVAVPVVVKVVKAISTESDYEDTELETLFERIVVNAHSIQTVCRKLEDGENEKLRALLGLYVLQILALVSVSRNYLHFALRLASILPYSGISGLGLITGYSVDTMSHIVIGEDEEDCLSFSSHVYLGASLSVVWAQKHDEFAQAAKFDFGAIKTELQNNPTKRWQAVGMLKHIFASIDLPWEFKRYTVDFLLYMTSGDISNKLEHNDCSLYMTSLFSSLQALTMIIIYASDTVLRKNAFEALKRVLGDIPNSQRFDILKALIKNSDSSSMVAILLDLFRGEMHRERILRTSPQKNEALEADSKTCQSTLFWSTSILELVESVLRPDTGGPPILPDNSDAVLSALNLYRFVLMTEAAGKTNYTGLRSKNNLQKAYNEWLLPLRMLVGGIAAANKNDIDQHAVDTVCALNPIELVLYRCIELVEENLKHLA is encoded by the exons ATGTCTGCGGAGAAGACACCGATCGACGGATCTTCTTCTGCTAATACTCTCCTTCAACTCCATCAACTGCTAACTTCATGCTCCAAG TCGATAAGCGGTGGAAACTTTAGTCAATCTCAAACCTCAGTATCAGagctcatcaactttctcgattCCGTGTCAGACGCTTCCATTTCAGAGCTAGAGCCAGGTGCAAAGGAGAATGCATTCAAAATTCTTTCTGGAATTTATGAATTTTTGTGCTCGCCTTCTGTAAATCAG GAGAATATTGATGCGCTTTCTTTTGAGTTGCCAAAGTCAGCTTCAAAATTTGCAGGAGTTTCGCCTCAGTGTTTGGAGATTTCTGATAATATTATTCATCGATTTATAGAAAAATGTAGTCCTCGTGACATGCTTCCGATTCTTTGCGAG GCATTAGATTCTCCAAATAAGACAGTTCAAGCTGCTACATATGTTTGTCCTCTTATAAGTGGACTTTCAGATG TGTTTATTTCCCTTCAGAGGCGCCATTTTGAACAAATTAAAGTTGCAGTGCCAGTTGTTGTTAAAGTTGTCAAAGCCATTTCTACTGAATCAGACTATGAAGATACAGAACTGGAGACTTTGTTTGAGAGAATTGTTGTAAATGCTCACTCTATACAAACAGTTTGTAGAAAATTG GAAGATGGAGAAAATGAAAAGCTTCGAGCTCTACTTGGTCTATATGTCTTGCAAATCTTG GCATTGGTTTCAGTTAGCCGTAATTATCTTCACTTTGCATTGCGACTGGCAAGCATCCTTCCTTATTCTGGTATATCTGGCCTTGGTTTGATAACTGGATATAGTGTTGACACAATGTCTCACATTGTTATTGGAG AGGATGAAGAAGATTGTTTGAGCTTTTCATCCCATGTTTATCTTGGTGCATCACTTTCAG TGGTTTGGGCACAAAAGCATGATGAATTTGCTCAAGCTGCAAAGTTTGATTTTGGTGCTATTAAGACAGAACTTCAAAATAACCCGACAAAAAGATGGCAAGCAGTTGGCATGTTAAAGCACATATTTGCATCTATTGATCTTCCATGGGAATTTAAGAGATACACTGTCGATTTCTTGCTTTATATGACAAGTGGAGATATCTCCAATAAGTTAGAGCATAATGATTGCTCTCTTTACATGACTAGCCTTTTTTCTTCTTTGCAG GCACTTACAATGATTATCATATATGCATCAGATACAGTGCTAAGGAAAAATGCCTTCGAAGCACTTAAAAGG GTTTTGGGTGATATTCCAAATTCTCAGAGATTTGACATTTTAAAAGCTCTAATTAAAAATAGTGACTCTTCCTCTATG GTTGCAATTCTTCTTGATCTTTTTAGAGGGGAAATGCATAGAGAGCGTATCCTGAGAACATCACCACAGAAAAATGAAGCCTTAGAGGCTGACAGTAAAACCTGTCAAAGCACTTTATTTTGGAGTACAAGCATCCTTGAATTGGTTGAGTCAGTTTTGAGGCCTGACACAGGAGGACCACCAATCCTTCCTGACAATAGTGATGCT GTTCTATCTGCCCTTAACCTGTACAGATTTGTATTAATGACAGAGGCAGCAG GAAAAACCAACTACACTGGATTGCGGTCCAAGAACAATTTGCAGAAGGCATATAATGAATGGCTGCTACCTCTACGAATGCTTGTGGGAGGCATTGCAGCAGCGAATAAGAATGATATTGATCAACACGCAGTTGACACCGTATGTGCTCTGAATCCAATTGAGTTGGTTTTGTATCGGTGTATTGAACTCGTTGAAGAGAATTTGAAACATTTAGCCTAG